One Hydrogenophaga crassostreae genomic region harbors:
- a CDS encoding MipA/OmpV family protein — protein MASSSSHVGNAKAQYTLKPMWAFQLGSVRVSRSRASSLMSAGREKLETGLSADFDLLSDWRLGASLRVDNGRSFDADPKLAGLPDVRTTLRARLSVSRPLGPRWSWRSSIDQDILGRAGGLRLSQGFGYRWRVSENTHWDLSTSTTWGNGRYLQTQYGISSASAMDTGRTPYLLGSGWESFRTSVQFTHAISENWVTFGGLDLSQLLRGAAHSPLVGRVTTHGLSVGLAYRSR, from the coding sequence ATGGCATCCTCTTCCAGCCATGTGGGCAATGCCAAAGCACAGTACACGCTCAAGCCCATGTGGGCCTTTCAGCTGGGCTCTGTGCGGGTGTCCCGTTCGCGCGCATCCAGCTTGATGAGCGCGGGCAGGGAAAAGCTTGAAACGGGTCTCAGCGCCGACTTCGACCTGCTTAGCGATTGGCGCCTGGGTGCTTCCTTGCGTGTGGACAATGGGCGAAGTTTTGATGCGGACCCCAAGCTGGCGGGCCTTCCCGACGTGCGCACGACCTTGCGCGCACGCCTGTCCGTCAGCCGACCCCTGGGGCCGCGCTGGAGCTGGAGATCGTCTATTGATCAAGACATTCTGGGCCGCGCGGGCGGGCTTCGTTTGAGCCAGGGGTTTGGGTATCGCTGGCGCGTATCCGAAAACACCCATTGGGACTTGTCGACGTCAACCACGTGGGGTAACGGGCGGTATTTGCAGACCCAATACGGCATCAGTTCTGCATCTGCCATGGACACCGGCCGCACGCCTTACCTGCTGGGCAGTGGCTGGGAGAGTTTCCGAACCAGCGTGCAGTTCACCCATGCCATCAGCGAAAACTGGGTCACTTTTGGTGGCCTTGATTTGTCGCAACTGCTGCGCGGCGCAGCCCATAGCCCATTGGTGGGCCGGGTCACAACCCATGGTTTGAGTGTGGGGCTGGCCTACCGCAGCAGATGA
- a CDS encoding excinuclease ABC subunit UvrA — translation MPVPPSATNATLPPRGSSLSVRGARTHNLKNIDLDIPKHALVVITGLSGSGKSSLAFDTLYAEGQRRYVESLSAYARQFLQLMDKPDVDLIEGLSPAIAIEQKATSHNPRSTVGTVTEIHDYLRLLYARAGTPHCPDHDLPLAAQSVAQMVDTVLAMPEGTKLLIVAPVAREKKGEFLDLFADMQAQGYVRFRLNGEVVEAENLPALKKTEKHNIDVVVDRIKVRAHDEAEEDSDVAAPPQDGAAPSGGNDPRSGGARGPNASNPLRQRLAESFEAALRLAEGRALTVDMDTGAEQGFSAKFSCPLCSHSVGELEPRLFSFNSPMGACPSCDGLGHTEVFDPARVVAFPSLSLASGAIKGWDRRNGYYFAMIESLAAHYKFDAEGPWEALPEAVQQALLYGSGEEDIKFSYALESGERAGKKINKKHPFEGIIRNFERRYRETDSAHVREELARYRATQSCPDCHGTRLRKEARHVFVGEGEQRQPIYKISHITLGESLAYFSKLHLSGAKGDIAARVINEIRQRLKFLNDVGLNYLSLDRSADTLSGGEAQRIRLASQIGSGLTGVMYVLDEPSIGLHQRDNDRLIATLQHLRDLGNTVLVVEHDEDMIRCADHVIDMGPGAGVHGGHVMAQGTCAEVMATAGSLTGEYLSGAREIAVPKKRTPWLPVVKTKAYVAPAKARFAPSPAAERRAAREAAHMATLGELQEIRVVGASGHNLKNVSVAFPVGLLTCVTGVSGSGKSTLVNDTLYAAVARTLYRSHDEPAAHDAIEGIEHFDKVINVDQSPIGRTPRSNPATYTGLFTGIRELMAEVPASRERGYGPGRFSFNVAGGRCEACQGDGVVKVEMHFLPDVYVPCEVCNGQRYNRETLDVQYKGKNIAQILNMTVEQAYAFFGAVPTLHRKLQTLMDVGLTYIQLGQSATTLSGGEAQRVKLALELSKRDTGRTLYILDEPTTGLHFADIELLLKVLHQLRDAGNTIVVIEHNLDVIKTADWLIDMGPEGGAGGGTVVGQGTPEDLAANEASHTGKYLARLLNR, via the coding sequence TTGCCCGTCCCGCCTTCGGCCACCAACGCCACACTTCCTCCACGCGGCAGCAGCCTTTCTGTGCGCGGGGCGCGCACGCACAACCTCAAAAACATCGATCTCGACATTCCCAAGCATGCGCTGGTGGTGATCACCGGGCTGTCGGGTTCAGGCAAATCGAGCCTGGCGTTTGACACGCTGTACGCCGAAGGCCAGCGCCGTTATGTGGAAAGCCTCTCGGCCTACGCACGGCAGTTTCTGCAACTGATGGACAAACCCGATGTGGACCTGATCGAAGGCCTGTCGCCCGCGATCGCCATCGAACAAAAGGCCACCAGCCACAACCCCCGCTCTACCGTGGGCACGGTCACCGAGATCCACGACTACCTGCGCCTGCTCTATGCCCGCGCCGGTACGCCGCATTGCCCCGACCACGATCTGCCGCTGGCGGCGCAAAGTGTGGCGCAGATGGTGGACACGGTGCTGGCCATGCCCGAAGGCACCAAGCTGCTGATCGTGGCGCCCGTGGCGCGCGAGAAAAAGGGCGAATTTCTCGACCTGTTTGCCGACATGCAGGCGCAAGGCTACGTGCGCTTCCGGCTCAATGGCGAAGTGGTCGAAGCGGAAAACCTGCCAGCGCTGAAAAAGACCGAAAAACACAACATCGATGTGGTGGTGGACCGCATCAAGGTGCGCGCCCACGACGAAGCGGAAGAAGACAGTGACGTCGCAGCGCCGCCCCAAGACGGCGCGGCCCCCTCGGGGGGCAACGACCCGCGCAGCGGTGGAGCGCGGGGGCCCAATGCTTCCAACCCCTTGCGCCAGCGCCTGGCCGAGAGTTTTGAAGCGGCCCTGCGCCTGGCCGAAGGCCGCGCGCTGACGGTGGACATGGACACCGGCGCCGAGCAAGGCTTCTCCGCCAAGTTCTCCTGCCCCCTGTGCAGCCACAGCGTGGGCGAGCTGGAGCCCCGTCTGTTTTCGTTCAACTCGCCCATGGGTGCTTGCCCCAGCTGCGACGGCCTGGGCCACACCGAGGTGTTTGACCCGGCGCGCGTGGTGGCCTTCCCTTCGTTGAGTCTGGCCAGCGGTGCCATCAAGGGATGGGACCGGCGCAACGGCTACTACTTCGCCATGATCGAAAGCCTGGCGGCCCACTACAAATTCGATGCCGAAGGCCCCTGGGAAGCGCTTCCCGAAGCGGTGCAGCAGGCGCTGCTCTACGGTTCGGGCGAAGAAGACATCAAGTTCAGCTACGCGCTGGAATCGGGCGAGCGAGCGGGCAAGAAGATCAACAAGAAGCACCCGTTCGAAGGCATCATCCGCAACTTCGAGCGCCGCTACCGAGAGACCGACAGCGCCCATGTGCGCGAAGAGCTCGCGCGTTACCGCGCCACCCAGTCTTGCCCCGATTGCCATGGCACCCGCCTGCGCAAGGAAGCGCGCCATGTGTTCGTGGGCGAGGGTGAACAGCGCCAACCGATCTACAAGATCAGCCACATCACCCTGGGCGAATCGCTCGCCTATTTCAGCAAGCTGCACTTGTCTGGCGCCAAGGGCGACATCGCTGCGCGCGTGATCAACGAAATCCGCCAGCGGCTGAAATTCCTGAACGACGTGGGCCTGAACTACCTGAGCCTGGACCGCAGCGCCGACACCCTGTCGGGCGGCGAAGCCCAGCGCATTCGCCTGGCGAGCCAGATCGGCAGCGGCCTGACAGGTGTGATGTATGTGCTGGATGAGCCCAGCATCGGTCTGCACCAGCGCGACAACGACCGCCTGATCGCCACCCTGCAGCACCTGCGCGATCTGGGCAACACGGTGCTGGTGGTCGAACACGACGAAGACATGATCCGTTGCGCCGACCATGTGATCGACATGGGTCCGGGCGCGGGCGTGCATGGCGGCCATGTGATGGCCCAGGGCACCTGCGCCGAAGTGATGGCGACGGCAGGCTCACTCACGGGTGAATATCTGAGCGGCGCGCGCGAGATTGCCGTACCCAAAAAGCGAACTCCCTGGTTGCCTGTGGTCAAAACCAAAGCCTACGTGGCGCCAGCCAAAGCCCGCTTCGCACCCAGCCCCGCCGCCGAACGCCGCGCAGCACGCGAAGCGGCCCACATGGCAACGCTAGGCGAGCTGCAGGAAATCCGCGTGGTGGGCGCCAGCGGCCACAACCTGAAAAACGTCAGCGTGGCCTTCCCCGTGGGCTTGCTCACCTGCGTGACCGGTGTATCCGGCTCAGGCAAATCAACCTTGGTGAACGACACGCTGTATGCGGCTGTGGCGCGCACGCTCTACCGCTCACACGACGAACCCGCCGCACACGATGCCATCGAAGGTATCGAACACTTCGACAAGGTCATCAACGTCGATCAAAGCCCCATCGGCCGCACGCCGCGCAGCAACCCGGCCACCTACACCGGCCTGTTCACCGGCATTCGCGAGCTGATGGCGGAAGTGCCCGCCTCACGCGAACGCGGCTACGGCCCTGGCCGCTTCAGCTTCAACGTGGCCGGAGGCCGCTGTGAGGCCTGCCAGGGCGACGGCGTGGTCAAGGTGGAGATGCACTTTTTGCCGGATGTCTATGTGCCTTGCGAAGTCTGCAACGGCCAGCGCTACAACCGCGAAACACTGGACGTGCAATACAAGGGCAAGAACATCGCTCAAATTCTGAACATGACGGTGGAGCAGGCCTACGCCTTCTTCGGCGCAGTGCCCACGCTGCACCGCAAGCTGCAAACCCTGATGGACGTGGGTCTGACCTACATCCAGCTCGGCCAGAGCGCGACCACGCTCTCAGGCGGTGAAGCCCAGCGCGTCAAACTCGCGCTGGAGCTGAGCAAACGCGACACGGGCCGCACCCTCTACATCCTTGACGAACCCACCACCGGCCTGCACTTTGCCGACATCGAGCTGCTGCTCAAAGTGCTGCACCAACTGCGCGACGCCGGCAACACCATCGTCGTGATCGAACACAACCTGGATGTCATCAAAACGGCAGACTGGCTGATCGACATGGGGCCTGAAGGCGGGGCTGGCGGCGGCACCGTGGTCGGCCAAGGCACCCCCGAAGATCTGGCAGCCAATGAAGCCAGCCACACCGGCAAGTACCTGGCCCGCTTGCTCAACCGCTGA
- a CDS encoding DMT family transporter, with the protein MTEIATEPEQRTGLSDPVKGLLFGLGAVLIWGSSLAFARAGMTQGLAAMDFALFRYGSAGLVVLPWLLLHQPRTLAGVGWPKGIALAVLVGPLFILLGAGGYAFTPLAHGAVIQPAFAMMGTTALAAWVLRDRPPRARLLGIGVMVVGLAVIAGPGLFEGTSQAPLGDAMFAFAGLLWASFTVLTNLWRVKALPATAAISAVSALFIIPVYLLTQDLSRIGAMPIADLLIQVLIQGVLAGVVAVVCFTRAAELLGAARAGIFPALVPAATILIGIPVTGEWPTPPQLTGLMLVSLGLLMAMVLRPRRS; encoded by the coding sequence ATGACCGAAATCGCCACCGAGCCCGAACAAAGAACAGGTTTGTCCGACCCCGTCAAAGGCCTACTGTTCGGGTTGGGGGCGGTGTTGATCTGGGGCAGCTCGCTGGCCTTCGCCCGCGCGGGCATGACCCAGGGACTTGCGGCCATGGACTTCGCCCTGTTCCGGTACGGGAGTGCAGGTCTGGTCGTGTTGCCCTGGCTGTTGCTGCACCAGCCGCGCACGCTGGCAGGTGTCGGCTGGCCCAAGGGCATTGCACTGGCGGTGCTGGTCGGTCCGCTCTTTATCTTGCTGGGCGCCGGAGGCTATGCCTTCACGCCTCTGGCCCACGGCGCCGTGATCCAGCCGGCTTTTGCCATGATGGGCACCACCGCGCTGGCCGCCTGGGTGCTGCGCGACCGGCCGCCCCGTGCGCGCCTGCTTGGCATCGGCGTGATGGTCGTGGGACTGGCCGTGATCGCAGGGCCCGGCCTGTTCGAGGGCACCAGCCAGGCACCGCTCGGCGACGCCATGTTTGCCTTCGCCGGCCTGCTGTGGGCCAGCTTCACGGTATTGACCAACCTTTGGCGGGTCAAAGCGCTGCCAGCCACTGCGGCCATTTCGGCGGTGTCGGCCCTGTTCATCATCCCGGTGTACCTGCTGACCCAGGATCTGAGCCGCATCGGCGCCATGCCCATCGCCGATCTGCTCATCCAGGTACTGATTCAGGGGGTGCTTGCCGGTGTGGTGGCCGTGGTCTGCTTCACCCGGGCCGCCGAACTGCTCGGCGCGGCGCGGGCTGGCATTTTCCCCGCCCTGGTGCCGGCGGCCACCATTCTCATTGGCATCCCCGTGACGGGTGAGTGGCCCACCCCGCCCCAGTTGACCGGGTTGATGCTGGTTTCACTCGGCCTGCTCATGGCCATGGTGCTGCGCCCTCGCCGAAGCTGA